Proteins from a single region of Candidatus Syntrophosphaera sp.:
- a CDS encoding Hsp33 family molecular chaperone HslO: protein MPAEDILWRGTAHSGQFRVLAVESTHTVQTARDLHDLSPINTLLLGKMISAAAMLSLDLKAENSEVSLRLEGDGILKGGLVICGQNGAVRGYAFNPRLFLEEARENFYPVRHLGKGTLSVIRSIPGKQPSLGYTALSEGEVAQNLSHYYAQSEQIPTAVNLGVLIDKDASIKAAGGFIIQQLPHAQPLFADQIIARLGQTPNVSDLMDMGLTIREVLARFVFPEGEMELQPVHSVQFRCNCSRSRFERALRLLGRRELEEMREGIEPECHFCTARYNFSTEDIDRIIASLEKD, encoded by the coding sequence ATGCCCGCTGAAGACATCCTCTGGCGGGGGACCGCACATTCCGGACAGTTCCGGGTCCTGGCCGTGGAATCGACCCATACGGTCCAAACAGCCCGCGATCTGCACGACCTTTCCCCCATCAACACCCTGCTGCTGGGAAAAATGATCTCCGCGGCAGCCATGCTGAGCCTGGACCTTAAGGCGGAAAACTCTGAGGTCAGCCTGCGTCTGGAAGGAGACGGCATCCTTAAGGGCGGGCTGGTGATCTGCGGGCAAAACGGCGCTGTGCGTGGCTACGCCTTCAATCCCCGGCTGTTCTTGGAAGAGGCGCGGGAAAACTTCTATCCCGTCAGACATCTGGGCAAAGGCACGCTCAGCGTGATCCGCAGCATCCCCGGCAAGCAGCCCAGCCTTGGTTACACAGCCCTGTCCGAGGGTGAGGTTGCCCAAAACCTTTCCCATTACTATGCCCAATCCGAACAGATCCCCACCGCGGTGAACCTCGGGGTCCTGATCGACAAGGATGCTTCCATCAAGGCCGCGGGCGGATTCATCATTCAGCAGTTGCCCCACGCCCAACCACTATTTGCCGATCAGATCATCGCCCGCCTGGGCCAAACACCCAACGTTTCCGACCTCATGGACATGGGGCTCACGATCCGGGAGGTCCTGGCCCGCTTCGTCTTTCCCGAAGGCGAGATGGAACTGCAGCCCGTCCACTCTGTCCAATTTCGCTGCAATTGTTCCAGGTCCCGTTTCGAAAGGGCGCTGAGGCTGCTGGGCAGGCGGGAACTGGAGGAAATGAGGGAAGGCATCGAGCCTGAGTGCCATTTCTGCACTGCCAGATACAATTTTAGCACAGAGGACATCGATCGGATCATCGCTTCCCTGGAGAAGGATTAA